In a single window of the Papaver somniferum cultivar HN1 chromosome 8, ASM357369v1, whole genome shotgun sequence genome:
- the LOC113305114 gene encoding mavicyanin-like, producing the protein MGFSSKALVFFLVAMMAAASSMAATYRVGDTAGWSIMGDVDYNEWASSMTFYAGDILRFIYRPDLNNVLQVTSSDYESCTVTSPLATYLTGDDFIPILGDDDHYYFICSEPGHCEFGQKVDIQVASEVPDVSPPPPPTSTPPPPSKSSSSYLLSSSVLVGLVGAAAYLISTQ; encoded by the exons ATGGGTTTCAGTAGCAAAGCTTTGGTTTTCTTCCTAGTAGCTATGATGGCAGCAGCTTCGTCAATGGCTGCAACTTATAGAGTTGGTGATACTGCTGGATGGTCAATCATGGGAGATGTCGATTACAATGAGTGGGCTTCTTCCATGACATTTTATGCCGGAGACATCCTTC GTTTCATCTACAGGCCTGATCTCAACAATGTCTTACAAGTGACATCTTCGGACTATGAATCGTGTACTGTAACATCTCCACTAGCCACCTACCTGACAGGGGACGACTTTATTCCAATCTTGGGGGATGATGATCACTACTATTTCATCTGTAGTGAACCTGGTCACTGTGAATTTGGCCAGAAGGTTGACATTCAAGTTGCTTCCGAAGTTCCAGATGtttcaccacctccaccaccaactTCAACTCCACCTCCACCCTCTAAATCTTCTTCGTCGTATCTTCTCTCTAGCAGTGTTCTTGTCGGTTTAGTTGGTGCCGCAGCTTATCTTATTTCTACGCAGTAG
- the LOC113305115 gene encoding two-component response regulator ARR2-like, with the protein MSGDNEREMVTRGIQNGAAFYLTKPLTYSDIEKLWQHVFTRKMETKIMKQTEIRGQDSLQQQKQRISSIDGSSSKSNDQEHRPDSLRRQNQKISNIGVSSSKANGQETLLKPHELITRKEPLDDPLSDDETSRLPQIPKNGKGVVWKGKLQNLFLQAVEYMGVTHAEPKKIQEYMKVPGLTRKNIASHLQKHRFKDRVEKRTEPSTRAPSNVQPQNPQETSQYSFSSFQAESRDGSFQGFNAPSSLFPTNNNQRLLAPTHQPWLARSTSIENEQSINPQNIAAISHCNTTNCCDKFMSELNFNVREYLVDGYTDDGDTI; encoded by the exons aTGTCCGGTGATAATGAACGTGAAATGGTGACAAGAGGAATCCAAAATGGTGCTGCATTTTATCTGACCAAGCCTTTGACTTATTCTGACATTGAGAAGTTATGGCAACATGTTTTTACAAGAAAGATGGAAACCAAAATCAtgaaacaaacagaaattcgtGGACAAGATTCGctgcaacaacaaaaacaaaggaTTAGTAGCATTGATGGATCATCTTCTAAATCTAATGATCAAGAACATAGGCCAGATTCGTTGCGTCGCCAAAATCAAAAGATTAGTAACATTGGTGTATCATCATCTAAAGCTAATGGCCAAGAAACACTACTCAAGCCACACGAATTAATTACTAGGAAAGAACCTCTTGACGATCCGCTGAGCGATGATGAAACGAGTCGCCTTCCTCAAATTCCAAAGAACGGCAAAGGGGTTGTGTGGAAGGGAAAATTACAAAATCTCTTCCTGCAAGCTGTTGAATACATGGGGGTTACGC ATGCTGAGCCAAAGAAGATACAGGAATACATGAAAGTTCCAGGgttaactcgaaagaacattgcAAGCCACCTTCAG AAGCACAGGTTCAAAGATCGAGTGGAAAAAAGAACAGAGCCAAGTACTAGAGCACCATCAAATGTACAACCTCAGAATCCTCAAGAAACATCTCAATATTCATTTTCATCATTCCAAGCAGAGTCAAGAGACGGTAGCTTTCAGGGTTTTAATGCGCCATCATCGTTATTTCCCAcaaacaacaatcaaaggttaTTGGCACCAACACATCAACCATGGCTTGCTCGTAGTACTTCTATTGAGAATGAACAATCTATTAATCCGCAAAACATCGCTGCTATCAGTCATTGCAACACGACCAATTGTTGCGACAAATTTATGTCCGAACTCAACTTCAACGTAAGAGAGTATTTAGTGGATGGTTATACTGATGATGGTGACACCATTTAA